One Cyclopterus lumpus isolate fCycLum1 chromosome 7, fCycLum1.pri, whole genome shotgun sequence DNA window includes the following coding sequences:
- the dedd gene encoding death effector domain-containing protein, whose amino-acid sequence MTSQQPQLPNAVIPPQLAQNSSAQQARPHIQANQLDSSQSSLDHRALTGRPGCSGVAAASGEVANRNVPASCTNSRLSKRDGGFEPWPEEAVDNSHGLYSLHRMFDIVGAQLTHRDVRVLSFLFVDVIDEYERGGIRSGRDFLLALERQGRCDETNFRHVLQLLRIITRHDLLPYVTLRKRQAVCPDPVDKYLEETSVRYISPRGAVQSKDTVPHRRTGPQPVICCSPSGPPRTKPTPLVQNRKRRSHSSADCREKQTCDIRLRVRAEYCQHESALQGNVFSNKQEAVERQFERFNQANTILKSRDLGSIICDIKFSELTYLDAFWRDYINGSLLEALKGVFITDSLKQAVGHEAIKLLVNVDEEDYQAGRRKLLRNLVTSGGNPPGAAKDSLS is encoded by the exons ATGACATCGCAGCAGCCACAACTTCCCAATGCTGTTATTCCTCCCCAGCTTGCCCAGAACTCCTCTGCTCAGCAGGCCCGACCTCACATTCAGGCCAATCAGCTGGACTCGAGTCAGAGTAGTCTTGACCACAGAGCTCTGACGGGTAGGCCAGGCTGCTCAGGTGTAGCAGCAGCGAGCGGAGAAGTGGCCAACAGGAACGTTCCAGCCTCCTGCACCAACTCTCGCTTGTCCAAAAGAGATGGGGGCTTCGAGCCATGGCCCGAGGAAGCGGTGGACAATTCCCATGGGCTTTACTCACTCCATCGCATGTTTGACATAGTTGGAGCCCAGCTAACCCATCGGGATGTCAGGGTACTGTCATTCCTGTTTGTTGACGTGATTGATGAATACGAGCGTGGTGGCATCAGGAGTGGACGGGATTTCCTGCTCGCCCTAGAGCGCCAAGGTCGCTGTGATGAAACCAACTTCCGACACGTTCTCCAGCTTCTAAGGATTATCACCCGCCACGACCTATTGCCTTATGTCACACTCAGGAAACGGCAGGCTG TTTGCCCAGATCCTGTCGACAAGTACCTGGAAGAAACATCAGTGCGCTACATTTCACCAAGAGGAGCAGTGCAGAGCAAGGACACTGTGCCTCACAGAAGAACAG GTCCTCAGCCAGTCATTTGCTGTTCCCCATCGGGACCTCCCCGAACAAAGCCAACTCCTCTCGTACAGAACCGTAAACGGAGAAGTCATTCCTCAGCTGACTGCAGAGAGAAGCAAACATGTG ATATCCGCCTCCGGGTTCGTGCTGAATACTGCCAGCACGAGTCTGCACTCCAGGGCAATGTCTTTTCCAATAAGCAAGAGGCAGTGGAGAGACAATTTGAGCGCTTCAACCAGGCAAACACTATTCTCAAATCCAGAGACTTGGGCTCCATCATCTGTGACATCAAGTTCTCTGAGCTCACCTACTTGGATGCCTTCTGGAGGGACTACATTAATGGATCATTGCTAGAGGCCCTTAAAGGGGTCTTCATCACAGATTCCTTAAAACAGGCCGTGGGCCACGAAGCTATAAAACTGTTGGTCAATGTTGACGAGGAGGACTACCAGGCTGGTCGACGTAAACTGCTCCGGAATTTGGTCACAAGTGGAGGGAACCCACCAGGAGCCGCCAAAGACTCTCTATCTTAG